A stretch of the Colias croceus chromosome 13, ilColCroc2.1 genome encodes the following:
- the LOC123696758 gene encoding uncharacterized protein LOC123696758: MDSEILYVNDHPCPHRIVRIPGDGSCLFHSLSFSMYGNTESSYEIRLAIVEYVVAHWDEFKVYTCDEHGDPYIDADLYSTAMVKTTTYGSVSELMAAAALYPYAFEVYENGLLRGSFGGDYGIINL, encoded by the exons ATGGATTCGGAAATACTGTATGTGAATGACCATCCATGCCCACACCGGATTGTCCGTATACCTGGTGATGGTTCGTGTCTATTTCATTCTTTGTCATTCTCTATGTATGGGAATACTGAGTCGTCGTATGAGATTAGACTTGCTATAGTGGAGTATGTGGTAGCGCATTGGGACGAGTTCAAAGTGTATACGTGTGACGAGCACGGAGACCCCTACATTGACGCCGACCTGTACTCGACGGCAATGGTAAAAACAACTACCTATGGCTCCGTGTCTGAACTTATGGCTGCCGCAGCTTTGTATCCGTACGCTTTCGAGGTTTACGAAAACGGCCTTTTGAGAGGATCATTCGGTGGTGATTATG GAATCATCAATTTGTGA